The following nucleotide sequence is from Actinopolymorpha sp. NPDC004070.
GGCTGTTCCGTTCGGTGGTCGGACTGGTGCTCTTGATCGCCGCCAACCAGCTCGCCCGCAGGTTCGCGAAGTCCAGCCTGTGGTGAGCCGCGCCGGCGGGTAGGTGAGCCCGGCGGTCGCCCGACGTTGCGGCCACACCGGCCGGAGGTCCCGTACGGGCGGACGTTGTGCCCCCGCCAGGGTGGCCACGAGGTGGTCACCCTGGCCGGAAGTCCACGCTCCGGCGTGAAGGAGTGGCCGGCTGGGCATGAGGATGGCATGCGCTATCGCCGTACCTCGCGCCGGTTGCCGGACGAGGTGGCCGTCAACCCTCTCTTTGCACGACTGGGTGAGCGGCGGGTGCCGCGCTACTCCCTCGGCACCGACGAGATGCTGCCGGAGACCGCGTACCAGCTGATCCACGACGAGATCATGCTGGACGGAAACACCCGGCAGAACCTCGCGACGTTCGTGACCACCTGGATGGAGCGCGAGGCCGGCGAGCTCTACGCCGAGGCGGCGGACAAGAACCTCGTCGACAAGGACGAGTACCCCATCACCGCGGAGATCGAGAACCGCTGCGTCCACATCATCGCCAACCTCTGGCACGCTCCGGACAGCCACGCGGCGCTGGGCACCTCCACCGTGGGATCGTCGGAGGCGTCCATGCTGGGTGGGCTGGCGCTCAAGCGGCGCTGGCAGCGGGCCCGCAGTGCCGAGGGCAAGCCGGCCGACCGGCCGAACATCGTGTTCAGTTCGGCCGTGCAGGTGGTGTGGGAGAAGTTCGCCAACTACTGGGAGGTGGAGCCGAGGTACGTACCGGTCACCGCCGACCGGCCGAGCCTCACCCCCGAGGGCGTGCTCGACGCCGTGGACGAGAACACCATCGGCGTGGTGGCCATCCTCGGGGTCACCTACACCGGGGCGTACGAACCGGTGGCCGACATCGCGGCCGCGCTCGACGACCTGCACGAACGCACCGGGCACGACGTGCCCGTGCACGTGGACGCCGCCTCCGGCGGGTTCGTGGCGCCGTTCCTGCATCCCACGCTGCGGTGGGACTTCCGGCTCAACCGGGTGCACTCCATCAACGCCTCCGGCCACAAGTACGGCCTGGTCTATCCCGGCGTGGGCTGGGCGGTGTGGCGGACGAAGGAGTTCGTGCCGGAGGAGCTGGTGTTCAAGGTGGCCTACCTGGGCGGGGAGGAGAGCACCTTCAACCTGAACTTCTCCCGGCCAGGCTCGCAGGTGCTGCTGCAGTACTACAACTTCCTGCGACTGGGCCGGCGCGGTTTCACCCGGGTGCAGGAGGCCAGCCGCGACGTCGCCGGGATCATCGCACACGGGATCGCCGCGATGAAGGCGTTCGACGTGATGTCGCCGGGTACGGACCTGCCGGTGGTGTGCTGGCGGCTGACCGACGGCCACACCGGCAACTGGGACCTGTACGACCTGTCCAACCGGCTGCGCTCCCGCGGCTGGATGGTGCCCGCGTACCCGCTGCCGAAGGACTGCGAGGACGTGGTGGTGATGCGGGTCGTCGTACGCAACGGCCTGTCCGCCGACCTCGCCAGTCGGTTGCTGGACGACATCGCCGACGCGGTGGAGTTCCTGGACCGCCTGCCCGAGCGGCTGCCGTCCGAGGGCCGGTCGACGTCCTCCTTCCACCACTGAGCGCAGGCGATGTCCCTGCCCGTGTCTCTGCGGACGTCCCTGCCTGTGGTCGGCCGGCTGGTGTCCGGAACCCTGTCGCCCGGATCCTGGCCGCGCCGGGGCCGGACCACCCGCAGATGGTGGGCGGGCAACGGCCGGGCGCATGTCGAGGTACGCGGGGTCGAGCGGCCCGGCAGTGGGCACCTGGCCGAGGAGTTCGAGCACGCGGTGCGGGCGTTGCCCGGCGTACACCGGGCTTGGGTGAACGCGGTGCTGGGCCGGGTCGTCGTGGAGTACGACAGGAACGACGACGCTGACGGTGACGGCGCGCAGCCCGAGGTGCAGGCCGAGGTCCTGGCCGAGGTCATGGACGCTCTCGCCACCGTGGAGCGACGGCACCGGCTGGCCGGCGAACCGTTCCCGCAGCGCCCGGACCATCCCGGCGACGTGGAGCCACGCCAGTGGCAGCTGCTCGCGTTCGGCGCGGACGTCGCCGCGCTCGGCTTCAGCGTCGCCGGCCGGGCGCTGCGGATCGCCCGGCTGCCCGCGGAGGTGCCCACCTTCGTCAGCCTGATCGACTCCACGCCGCGACTGCGCCGAGAGTGGGAACGCCTTCTGGGCCGGGCCGCCGCCGACCTCACGCTGGCCGCCGGGAACGCGATCGCGCAGGGTCTCGCCCAGGGGCCCCTCGGACTGCTCGTCGACGCCGCCCAACGGCTCGCCCTGGCCGACGAGGCCGGACGGCGCCGGCAGGTGTGGGCCGGTCGCGAGGCGGAGCTGAGCGCGGCCGACGACGGGCAGCGGACGCCGCCGTTGTCGTTGCCGCCGCGGCCGGGCCCGCTGCCACCGGGGCCGGTGGAACGACTGGCCGACGTTGCCGGGCTGGCATCTGTGGTGGGTGCCGGCGCGACCATGCTGGCCACCCGGGACCCGCGGCGCACGATCGCCCTGGTCGGCGCGGGCATTCCCAAGGCGGGGCACGTGGCCCGGGAGGCGTTCGCCACCGGTGTCAACCGGGCGTTGGCAGCGCGGGGGACGCTGTGCCTGGACCCGGAGGCGTTGCGCCGGCTGGACCGGGTGGACACGGTGGTGCTGGACGCGGCGATCCTGCGTACCGAAGGGTTCGTCCTCGGCCCGCTGACGGTGTGCGCTTCGGACCCGGTCGAGTCCGGCGAC
It contains:
- a CDS encoding glutamate decarboxylase; protein product: MRYRRTSRRLPDEVAVNPLFARLGERRVPRYSLGTDEMLPETAYQLIHDEIMLDGNTRQNLATFVTTWMEREAGELYAEAADKNLVDKDEYPITAEIENRCVHIIANLWHAPDSHAALGTSTVGSSEASMLGGLALKRRWQRARSAEGKPADRPNIVFSSAVQVVWEKFANYWEVEPRYVPVTADRPSLTPEGVLDAVDENTIGVVAILGVTYTGAYEPVADIAAALDDLHERTGHDVPVHVDAASGGFVAPFLHPTLRWDFRLNRVHSINASGHKYGLVYPGVGWAVWRTKEFVPEELVFKVAYLGGEESTFNLNFSRPGSQVLLQYYNFLRLGRRGFTRVQEASRDVAGIIAHGIAAMKAFDVMSPGTDLPVVCWRLTDGHTGNWDLYDLSNRLRSRGWMVPAYPLPKDCEDVVVMRVVVRNGLSADLASRLLDDIADAVEFLDRLPERLPSEGRSTSSFHH